Below is a window of Stygiolobus azoricus DNA.
ATAGGACTCCTTATTGGAAATTCGTTAATGGGCTTTTTATACCAAATTAGTTATGTATACGCCTACTTATTTGCGTCAATAATGTCGTTCATTGCGTTCTTAATAGTCATTTATAAAGTTAGAGAGGGTTAAACAAATAGAGATTTTTCGTTTTAATTCTAACAATTAAAGGATTTTAGTTCTTTTTCCATAAAGATAGAATTCCACAATGTTTTAATTTTCCATAAAATATAATTATAAATATGGCAGAGGAATATTCAAGAGATCTTGAAAGAGCAGAAGAGTACGAGCAAACTACAGCTAGAGCAACAGCTCTAGGAAAAAACAAGATGGAATTAAGTACTGGGCTTATTATAGCTGCCAGATATGCAGACAAACTCAGGAGAGTCGCTCTAGTAGCTTTCAGTAAAATGGTTCCAAAGGAAGTAATTATTAGAGACATCGCAGAGTTAAATAAACAACTCTACGACAAAATCGTTAATGAAATGAAGCTTGACAAGCTTAGCGTGATTAAGATTATAGTAGATGCGGAATATGACGAACAGAATAATAAGTTAGTATTCTCTAATTTGAGGATTTTAAGGTATTATAATGAAGATGAAATTAAAACATTGTGTAAGAGTTATGAAGATAAGATAAAAGCATTAGAGGACGATATTCAGAACTTCAAGACAAAAGTAGCTCAAATAGAACAACTCCTGAAGTCAATGGAGTAAGATAGTTTACTGTTTCTTTCCTCCACTATTGCTCTTCTCCTCTTGTTTTTTGTTAATACTTTCAACATATTTTACTAATGCATCTACGTTCTCTTTGTGAACACTTTTCCTCCTCTTATCAATTCTTATATTTAATTTCTTAGCTTGTGGTAAAGTGAGCTTTGCTTCCTTTATTTCGCCTAGGCTAAACCCCCTTCCTTCTTTAGTTTCCTTTCTCTCATACTTATACTCGAAATGGTAGTTAGGCCTCTTGACGATAGGCCTAAGCTCCATATCAAGATAAATTATATACGTCTCACTTTAAAATTAACGTCGAAGTGAGTTTTAACTAAAGAACCTAACTTAAAAATATACATCATACTTTTCTACAGTGTCTAACTAAGCGAAGGAAGAAAAACAATCTGTAAATAAAATGAGTGCGTCCAACAATTTTGTTTTTCTATAAAATTTTAGTAGGGCGATAAGGTGGTAGTATTGGGAAATTAGTATGAGCAGTAAGTTGGAACCCCTAACCGCCCTAATGCTAAGTTATGTTTTTCATTAAACATTTCTCCTCGTTTTTACACTAAGGATGAGATTACCAGAGTATTATCGGCTTATTACTTCGGTCTTTCGTTGAAAAGACCTAACTTCACGTTAGCGAAGAGTGTCGTTCACTATCACTGGAAGAGGTTAGCTGACTACTCTTCATCCCTCATTCTCAGCGGTTATTACGCTGTGGACGAGACTGGGATTAAGGTGGTTAATAACTTGGTTTATTGGCTGTGGGAAGAGGTCTTGACACAAGGAGAGTAGTTGCAGTAGGGCTTTCCGAAACTAGAAGCGGATCAGACGTCATACTGCTTTTCGAGAGATTAAGCTTGAGAAGAATGGTAAAATACTTCATGGCGGTGGAACCGTAGCATAACATACTCTCTACTTTTGGTGTAAATCACGAGCATGAGACTTTCGGTTAGAGGAACTTGGTACAACAAGTGTTTAGGAGTTTCAAGTTAAGGCTCTCAAGTATGGATAAACACAAAACGTTAGTAAGGCTTCAATTCTGAGGTAGGTTAACACGTTGCCAACCTTATACAACAAGGTGAATGAAATTGTTGAACACACTGAATAAAATAAAATCATAAGTTATATAAATTAAATCATTACATGATAGACAATATATAAACGATAATTAAGCTATCTGAGACTAAATTGTTGAACATTTATAAATAACTACGAGTATAAATAACTACGAGACGTTCCTCTTAGGACAGCCATAGTATAAACCGTTTACACTTTACTTCAATAATGTTTTTAAACTCATAAGAGAATTTTAAAATCTGAAGAAGTGATATGTCAATTTCAATAAGAGGTCAGGTAATTTCTACTGAATTAGATAACGGATCTTCAGCAATGGCTCAGGATGTAATAATTTTCAGATATCCTAAAGAAAATATTACCTCAAAATCTATAATAATAGTACAACCAACTGAGAAATGTGTAGTGGTGATCCAAGGTCAAATAGCTGCTGAACTACCACCTGGAACTCATAACATACAATCACCAGCAAATCCGGTCTCAGCGTTTCTTTCTAAGTTCAGATATAACCAACTACCTTATGACACCATAGTATATTTCGTTTCTACTACACGACATGAAGTTAGGTTAACAGGTGTTAGTCAAACAGACGACCTTGTACCACTAGAATACGAAGTAGCTGTATATTTCAGAGTCCAGAACCCCTCATTGCTAATAACTAACGTTCAGTTCGGTGCTCAGTTTTTCAGAGACGCTGATCTAGCAGCCTATATATCACCCATAGTAGACCAAGAGGTAAGTCAAGTGTTAAATCATGTGAAGCTAATCGAAGTATTCAAGAAGTTTGGCGATATAACTACTGCCGTAACAGCCGGTCTCAAAACGTTCTTATCTGAGATAGGAATCGAGTTAATATCAGTAAGAATGATAAAGCTAATCCCTCAAGATCCCGAGCTCAGAAGGATCTTACAATTGAGAGATCTAGGTATTGAAATATACGATGCAGTAAGGTTAGGATTAGCGAGGCTTCTTGCTGAGAAAAGCGACCCTGCAAGCGTAAACATGGCTTTAGGCATACCTTATTTCCCAGAATTATCAACAATAGTAGTTAGCGGTGCACCGTACACTACAACCGGAGTAATGCTAGGGAATCAAGGAGGAAATACGCCAGGTGGACAATCCTCTGGAGGAACGAACCCCTCACTGTTCCAGGCGGCGATAAAACAAGTCTTCGGCGACGTAAAGACCAGTGGGACTAAAAATGATGAACAGTAGGGATCTAGGCTGGAACATAGCTTCAGGTATAGGTTTTTCTTTCGTATTAACCGTAATCATGGCGATCGTTGCTTTAGCCGTTAAACTTTTCTATCCACCGTCGATAATCTCAATCTCACCTATAATATCTCTTGTTATCACACCGGCTCTTGGAATAGTACAGTTAATAGTATTGGCTCTTAGCATAGCCTTTGTAACACCTATCAGGTCGAACTTAATTGCAAGAGAGCTTGGAGGAACTAGAAAATTAGGGTTCTACATAGGTGTGGGTTATTTAATATTTTCCATTCTACCCTATGCTTTTCACGTACCCTATATTCAGACGTATGTGGGATTAATAATTGCATACAACATAATTAACGGGACTGTCGGAGGCTTTGCCTCGTCAGTAAGTTAAAAAACTTTTTTACAATATATCTTCTCATGGAGATAAGGAAAGGCGACTCTAAGGCAGTCATTCTAGAGAAAGGTGCTTATTTGTTCAGCTTGACTTTGAAAGGTAAGGAAGTTTTACTTCAAGGAAAGGAGAGACAAACAAGAGGGGGAACGGCATTGCTGATACCGTTCGCTAATAGGATAAAGGGCGGAAAGTACACATGGAATGGAAAAGAATATTCATTACCAGTAAACTCTGAAGGAAATGCAATACATGGGCTAGTTATGGACAAAATATGGAAAATAACAAAATCAAGCGACACCAATGTATCGCTGTCATTACGCCTCGACTCTGAAT
It encodes the following:
- a CDS encoding DUF2258 domain-containing protein; protein product: MAEEYSRDLERAEEYEQTTARATALGKNKMELSTGLIIAARYADKLRRVALVAFSKMVPKEVIIRDIAELNKQLYDKIVNEMKLDKLSVIKIIVDAEYDEQNNKLVFSNLRILRYYNEDEIKTLCKSYEDKIKALEDDIQNFKTKVAQIEQLLKSME
- a CDS encoding 50S ribosomal protein L13e, with the translated sequence MELRPIVKRPNYHFEYKYERKETKEGRGFSLGEIKEAKLTLPQAKKLNIRIDKRRKSVHKENVDALVKYVESINKKQEEKSNSGGKKQ
- a CDS encoding SPFH domain-containing protein, whose amino-acid sequence is MSISIRGQVISTELDNGSSAMAQDVIIFRYPKENITSKSIIIVQPTEKCVVVIQGQIAAELPPGTHNIQSPANPVSAFLSKFRYNQLPYDTIVYFVSTTRHEVRLTGVSQTDDLVPLEYEVAVYFRVQNPSLLITNVQFGAQFFRDADLAAYISPIVDQEVSQVLNHVKLIEVFKKFGDITTAVTAGLKTFLSEIGIELISVRMIKLIPQDPELRRILQLRDLGIEIYDAVRLGLARLLAEKSDPASVNMALGIPYFPELSTIVVSGAPYTTTGVMLGNQGGNTPGGQSSGGTNPSLFQAAIKQVFGDVKTSGTKNDEQ